The proteins below are encoded in one region of bacterium:
- the purB gene encoding adenylosuccinate lyase, which produces MIERYSREPMARIWTEQARYENWWKVEAAVVEARVERGEIPADAARQILQAAKFTPAEIQEVEAEVQHDVIAFLTVIARYVGPDSRFVHVGLTSSDVVDTAFALQIKDASQLLLEDMAALRVILSRRALEFRRTATVGRTHGIHAEPTVFGLKFALWEDEFARHNERMIQALQRVLVGKLSGAVGNYGHTDPELEENVMQRLGIGVAPISTQVVSRERHAEFLSLLALVGTTVERIATEIRHLQRTEVAEAFEPFGKKQKGSSAMPHKRNPILCERLCGMARLLRGYALTGLENVALWHERDISHSSAERVIFPDACIALDYMLHVLIRVLDGLDVNPRRIARNLDMTHGLLASERVLLALTKAGWTRETAYAHVQQAAKAVLERDSSFLDELAKDEEVTAVLSREQLADLLRVEPRYDMSDRILRRLGILEAE; this is translated from the coding sequence ATGATCGAACGCTATTCACGCGAGCCCATGGCGCGGATTTGGACCGAGCAGGCGCGCTATGAAAATTGGTGGAAGGTAGAAGCCGCCGTGGTGGAAGCCCGGGTGGAACGCGGCGAGATTCCCGCTGACGCGGCCCGGCAGATCCTGCAGGCGGCCAAATTTACGCCGGCGGAAATTCAGGAAGTCGAAGCGGAAGTCCAACACGACGTCATCGCTTTCTTGACAGTGATCGCCCGCTATGTCGGACCCGATTCCCGGTTCGTGCATGTCGGTCTCACGTCTTCGGACGTGGTCGACACCGCCTTCGCGTTGCAGATCAAGGACGCGTCGCAACTGCTGCTTGAAGACATGGCGGCGTTGCGCGTGATCCTGTCCCGCCGGGCATTGGAATTCCGCCGTACGGCGACCGTCGGTCGCACCCACGGCATTCACGCGGAACCGACGGTTTTCGGATTGAAGTTCGCCCTGTGGGAAGATGAATTCGCCCGCCACAACGAGCGCATGATTCAGGCCTTGCAGCGCGTGCTGGTCGGTAAGCTGTCGGGTGCGGTAGGAAACTATGGCCACACCGACCCGGAATTGGAAGAGAATGTGATGCAGCGGCTGGGCATCGGCGTCGCGCCGATATCCACGCAGGTCGTGTCGCGCGAGCGGCACGCTGAATTCCTGTCGCTGCTGGCGCTGGTCGGCACCACCGTGGAGCGCATTGCCACCGAAATCCGCCATCTGCAGCGCACCGAAGTGGCCGAAGCCTTCGAGCCGTTCGGCAAGAAGCAGAAGGGCTCGTCGGCAATGCCCCATAAGCGCAACCCGATTCTCTGCGAGCGGCTTTGCGGCATGGCGCGGCTGCTCCGCGGCTATGCGTTGACAGGTCTCGAGAATGTTGCCCTGTGGCACGAGCGCGATATTTCCCATTCGTCCGCAGAGCGCGTGATCTTCCCGGATGCCTGCATCGCGTTGGATTACATGCTGCATGTGCTGATCCGGGTGCTGGACGGTTTGGATGTAAATCCGCGGCGCATTGCCCGCAATCTGGATATGACTCACGGCCTGCTGGCTTCCGAACGCGTGCTGCTTGCCTTGACCAAGGCAGGGTGGACGCGGGAGACGGCCTACGCTCATGTGCAGCAGGCAGCGAAGGCTGTTTTGGAGAGAGACAGTTCCTTCCTTGATGAACTTGCGAAGGACGAAGAAGTGACGGCGGTTTTGAGCAGGGAGCAGCTTGCTGACCTTCTGCGTGTGGAACCGCGCTACGACATGTCGGATCGAATCCTGCGCCGGCTTGGCATTCTTGAAGCCGAATAA
- a CDS encoding trypsin-like peptidase domain-containing protein, which translates to MKVLNFFAIGLIFGGLFFYQFHRNQQLEQEIDVLRGFATGSQVARAHLASGAGTDAPKTFSTDDPKAHDVTAELSGSRSNAITRAVANTSGAVVGINVVQLREVRNPYRPVDPLGWMMFDERLWPPTIKQKVQNLGSGFIISPDGYIVTNEHVVRDAAQVFVTTTTRNKYPAKVVGTDPLLDMALLKIDAKNLPCIPLGDSQDVLVGEWAIALGNPYGLFDINDQPSVSVGVISAVHRDFQSAIDGRVYTDMIQTDAAINPGNSGGPLLNADGVAVGMNTMIFSQSGGSVGIGFAIPSNRITATIDDLLKGGVNRKFWVGIRALDLSPTYARLQGLANNHGAVVTSVDPGSPAAKAGIHVEDILLEINGKAIETAMGAQEILKSADLRVGDKLPLKIFRKGRAMDITLTLVALPQEGQGAG; encoded by the coding sequence ATGAAAGTACTTAATTTCTTTGCAATCGGCCTGATTTTCGGAGGACTGTTCTTTTACCAGTTCCACCGCAATCAGCAGCTTGAGCAGGAGATTGACGTGCTGCGGGGGTTCGCTACGGGTTCTCAAGTGGCACGTGCCCATCTCGCGTCCGGCGCGGGGACAGACGCGCCCAAAACGTTTTCGACCGATGATCCCAAGGCGCACGATGTGACCGCCGAACTGTCCGGCAGCCGCTCCAATGCGATTACCCGCGCGGTAGCCAATACCTCGGGCGCAGTGGTCGGCATCAACGTTGTACAACTTCGCGAAGTGCGCAATCCCTACAGGCCGGTGGATCCCCTCGGCTGGATGATGTTCGATGAGCGCCTGTGGCCGCCGACCATCAAACAGAAGGTGCAGAACCTCGGCTCGGGGTTTATTATCAGCCCGGATGGCTACATCGTCACCAACGAACACGTTGTGCGCGACGCCGCGCAGGTGTTTGTTACGACCACCACGCGCAACAAATATCCGGCCAAAGTGGTGGGCACCGATCCGCTGCTGGATATGGCCCTGTTGAAAATCGACGCCAAGAATCTGCCGTGCATTCCGCTGGGCGACAGCCAGGATGTGCTGGTCGGTGAATGGGCGATTGCACTGGGAAACCCGTACGGTCTGTTTGATATCAATGATCAACCGTCCGTTTCGGTCGGTGTCATTTCCGCCGTGCACCGCGATTTTCAGAGCGCGATCGACGGACGCGTTTACACCGATATGATCCAAACCGACGCTGCCATCAACCCCGGCAATTCGGGCGGACCGTTGCTCAATGCCGATGGAGTCGCTGTCGGTATGAACACGATGATCTTTTCACAGTCAGGCGGTTCGGTCGGCATCGGCTTTGCGATCCCGTCCAATCGCATCACGGCCACGATCGATGATCTTCTGAAGGGCGGAGTCAACCGCAAGTTCTGGGTCGGAATTCGCGCACTGGATCTGTCACCGACGTACGCCCGCCTGCAAGGATTAGCCAACAACCACGGCGCCGTCGTAACCAGTGTGGATCCCGGCAGCCCAGCCGCCAAGGCGGGTATTCACGTGGAGGATATTCTGCTGGAGATCAACGGCAAGGCCATCGAGACCGCGATGGGGGCGCAGGAAATTTTGAAGAGCGCCGACTTGCGCGTAGGGGATAAGCTGCCGCTGAAGATCTTCCGCAAAGGCCGGGCAATGGACATTACATTAACGCTTGTCGCCCTTCCACAGGAAGGCCAGGGAGCCGGATGA
- the truA gene encoding tRNA pseudouridine(38-40) synthase TruA, which translates to MDLNLSAPIDSDLHRQYTYRFDVEYDGTDFAGWQFQPRERTVQDCLQKAVIELFGEEVPVIGAGRTDAGVHATGQVAHFRVDSYREPPVVFRAMNALLPPDVRVRNVQLAESDFHARFSAQWRGYRYRIARRPIAIGRSYCWTCPNTLDHRPMHEAAQLILGSHRFRAFAHFNPKEVHYLSTVYRAEWIAADPFLEFRVEANRFLHGMVRLLVGTFVNIGRGKTEIERLKQIMAAEDVRQAGPKAPAAGLTLIKVGYEPWREHSQPRNEDSDTW; encoded by the coding sequence ATGGACCTGAACCTGAGCGCTCCCATCGATTCCGATCTGCATCGACAATATACATATCGCTTCGATGTGGAATATGACGGCACGGACTTCGCCGGATGGCAGTTCCAGCCGCGCGAGAGAACCGTTCAGGATTGCCTTCAGAAGGCTGTAATAGAGCTATTCGGCGAAGAGGTTCCTGTCATCGGGGCCGGGCGAACGGACGCTGGAGTTCATGCCACTGGGCAAGTCGCTCATTTTCGGGTGGACAGCTACCGTGAGCCGCCAGTCGTCTTCCGGGCCATGAACGCCCTGCTTCCCCCGGATGTTCGCGTGCGGAATGTTCAACTGGCAGAATCCGACTTTCATGCGCGCTTTAGCGCACAGTGGCGCGGATATCGCTACCGCATTGCTCGCAGACCGATTGCCATTGGCCGTTCTTACTGCTGGACGTGTCCCAATACCCTGGACCACCGTCCAATGCATGAAGCCGCGCAACTCATTCTGGGCAGTCACCGATTCCGGGCCTTTGCCCATTTCAATCCCAAAGAGGTTCACTACCTCTCCACCGTCTACCGCGCGGAATGGATCGCCGCTGATCCCTTCCTTGAATTCCGCGTTGAGGCGAACCGGTTTTTGCACGGCATGGTCAGGCTGCTTGTTGGAACCTTTGTCAACATAGGCCGTGGAAAGACTGAAATCGAACGACTGAAGCAAATTATGGCGGCGGAAGATGTCCGGCAAGCCGGACCGAAAGCGCCAGCGGCAGGCCTGACACTGATCAAAGTAGGTTACGAACCCTGGCGGGAACATAGCCAGCCAAGGAATGAGGATTCTGACACGTGGTGA
- a CDS encoding energy-coupling factor transporter transmembrane component T — MESGAPFRPHPVSLLFASLVLMGTLIFVNRLLPFILLIVLCLCMMLAGRVPLTVVGRKTLKLWPFLLLTFLLHAALSSHPSAAFSFWPRIDLNASGLATAGFFTTRLVVILALGIALLNAYTPQQYSRELARLAAKLPFWRAKAAHLELTISLALQFVPFLEQEYQRLNLALAARGEPADKTIWDKLTRNRKLLFPLMLNAFRRADQVSLALEARGFDPAAKRTSMNASEVSPYEGVATFLFAIGCVLTLWT; from the coding sequence TTGGAGTCGGGCGCGCCTTTCCGTCCCCATCCCGTTAGCCTGCTTTTTGCTTCGCTGGTCCTGATGGGAACGTTGATCTTTGTCAATCGCTTACTTCCATTTATCTTACTGATAGTATTGTGTTTGTGTATGATGCTGGCGGGGCGCGTCCCGCTAACTGTGGTCGGACGGAAGACGCTAAAGCTGTGGCCGTTCCTGCTGCTGACCTTCCTGCTGCACGCAGCGCTAAGCAGCCATCCATCCGCAGCTTTCAGCTTCTGGCCAAGAATTGATCTTAATGCGTCGGGGCTTGCCACTGCCGGATTCTTCACGACTCGCCTTGTGGTGATCCTCGCGCTGGGAATTGCGCTGCTAAATGCGTACACCCCCCAACAGTATAGCCGGGAGTTGGCGCGATTGGCTGCTAAACTGCCATTCTGGCGGGCAAAGGCGGCGCATCTCGAATTGACCATAAGCTTGGCCCTGCAGTTTGTGCCGTTCCTCGAACAGGAATATCAACGGCTGAACCTTGCCTTAGCAGCACGCGGAGAACCAGCAGACAAGACAATTTGGGACAAGTTGACGCGAAATCGAAAGCTGCTTTTCCCGCTGATGCTCAATGCCTTCCGGCGCGCGGATCAGGTGTCCCTGGCCCTGGAAGCCCGAGGTTTTGATCCGGCGGCGAAACGCACCTCCATGAATGCTTCCGAAGTGTCGCCGTATGAAGGGGTTGCCACCTTTCTGTTCGCTATAGGGTGTGTTCTGACCTTATGGACCTGA
- the sucD gene encoding succinate--CoA ligase subunit alpha: MAILLTDKTRVLVVGITGTEGTFHTTQMLDYNTKVVGGVTPGKGGQTWEGKLPVFNTVAQAVKETGANASVIFVPPAYCADAILESIDAGIGFIVTITEGIPVKDMVRVKHFLRNSNSRMVGPNCPGVLSPGIGKMGIMPTMIAKTGKCGVISRSGTLTYEAMKQLSDRGIGQSTCVGIGGDPVNGTSFLDALKLFKDDPDTDSVVMIGEIGGSAEEEAAEYIQKEFKKPVAAFIAGMTAPPGRRMGHAGAIIAGGKGTASEKVKALREAGIFVADSPGDIGAQMVKAMGR, encoded by the coding sequence ATGGCCATACTTTTGACAGACAAAACCCGCGTCCTCGTGGTCGGCATCACGGGCACGGAAGGCACCTTCCACACAACCCAGATGTTGGACTACAACACCAAGGTTGTCGGTGGTGTCACGCCCGGCAAGGGCGGGCAGACGTGGGAAGGCAAACTTCCCGTATTCAACACCGTAGCGCAGGCAGTCAAAGAGACCGGCGCCAATGCTTCGGTGATCTTCGTTCCCCCGGCATATTGCGCCGACGCCATCCTCGAATCGATCGACGCCGGCATCGGCTTTATCGTCACCATCACCGAAGGCATTCCGGTGAAGGACATGGTGCGCGTCAAGCATTTCTTGCGCAATTCCAATTCCCGCATGGTCGGCCCGAACTGCCCCGGCGTGCTGTCTCCCGGCATTGGCAAAATGGGTATCATGCCCACCATGATCGCCAAGACCGGCAAGTGCGGTGTTATCAGCCGCTCCGGCACGCTCACCTATGAAGCTATGAAGCAGCTTTCGGATCGCGGCATCGGCCAGTCCACTTGCGTCGGCATCGGCGGTGATCCGGTCAACGGTACCAGCTTCCTCGACGCACTGAAGCTCTTCAAAGACGATCCGGACACCGATTCGGTGGTCATGATCGGCGAGATCGGCGGCAGCGCGGAAGAAGAAGCGGCCGAGTACATTCAGAAAGAATTCAAGAAGCCCGTCGCCGCGTTCATCGCGGGCATGACGGCTCCTCCGGGACGTCGCATGGGCCACGCCGGTGCCATTATCGCCGGTGGCAAAGGCACGGCTTCGGAGAAGGTGAAAGCACTGCGTGAAGCCGGCATTTTCGTGGCGGATTCGCCCGGCGACATCGGTGCGCAGATGGTAAAGGCAATGGGACGTTAA
- the ndk gene encoding nucleoside-diphosphate kinase: MEKTLMIIKPDAVRAKHIGDIVARVEKEGFNVTGLRYLHLTKEQAEAFYAVHKERPFFSGLVAYMTSGPVVVGRLEREGAVDHWRKVIGATNPEKADPGTIRKLYGTNIESNAVHGSDSPENGEIETNFFFA, from the coding sequence ATGGAAAAAACGCTGATGATCATTAAGCCCGACGCTGTGCGGGCGAAACACATCGGGGACATCGTCGCCCGTGTGGAGAAGGAAGGCTTCAACGTGACCGGTCTTCGCTATCTGCACCTGACAAAGGAGCAGGCGGAAGCCTTCTATGCCGTCCACAAAGAGCGTCCGTTCTTCTCCGGCTTAGTGGCCTACATGACCAGTGGTCCCGTTGTGGTTGGCCGTCTTGAGCGTGAAGGCGCCGTGGATCACTGGCGTAAGGTGATTGGTGCAACCAATCCTGAGAAGGCTGATCCCGGGACGATCCGCAAGCTGTACGGCACGAACATCGAAAGCAATGCGGTGCACGGTTCGGACTCTCCGGAGAACGGTGAAATCGAGACCAATTTCTTCTTCGCATAA